A region of Lacinutrix sp. Hel_I_90 DNA encodes the following proteins:
- a CDS encoding serine hydrolase: MNKPLKFLLPILVTLLVTTKVSAQSSFKLESIDPIEKKFSKAKLDSLGLFLEQAGSSSLMILVDGKIVYQWGNTHEKLLVHSIRKALLNSLYGIYTNNGTIDTTWTLKDLGIKDIAPELSSLEKSATIADLLKSRSGIYHNAAAVSEGMVKNRPERGLHRPNEFYYYNNWDFNTLGYILEKCSGETIYNLFYKHIAQPLGMAYDNKYITVTDPGENWEIPDVDGFYQYETSKSRFPAYHFRLSTRDLALYGELYLNKGKWGDEQIVPEQWIEQSTKPYSLTNKFYGIAYGMLWNVLIPNENRQTKSFYHTGTGVHMLGIYPGSKLVLIHRVNTEKHYTFNKDDFYKMIAMVWDSKED, from the coding sequence ATGAATAAACCACTGAAGTTTTTACTACCTATTCTAGTCACACTATTAGTGACCACTAAAGTTAGTGCTCAAAGTTCGTTTAAACTGGAATCTATAGATCCGATTGAAAAAAAATTTTCAAAAGCAAAACTCGATTCATTAGGCCTTTTTTTGGAACAAGCGGGCTCTTCTTCCCTCATGATTTTAGTCGATGGAAAAATAGTTTATCAATGGGGAAACACGCACGAAAAACTGTTGGTGCATTCTATAAGAAAAGCGCTCTTAAATTCCCTCTACGGCATTTATACAAACAACGGAACGATTGACACAACTTGGACATTAAAAGATCTAGGCATTAAAGATATTGCTCCTGAGTTAAGTTCTTTAGAAAAATCTGCTACAATCGCCGATTTATTAAAATCAAGATCAGGAATCTATCATAATGCTGCAGCGGTTTCAGAAGGCATGGTAAAAAACAGACCAGAAAGAGGCCTTCATAGGCCCAATGAATTTTATTACTATAACAATTGGGACTTTAACACCTTAGGTTATATTCTAGAAAAATGTTCTGGCGAAACCATTTACAATCTGTTTTACAAACACATAGCACAGCCTTTAGGAATGGCTTATGATAACAAATACATAACAGTAACAGACCCAGGCGAGAACTGGGAAATCCCAGATGTCGATGGTTTTTATCAATATGAAACCAGCAAATCTAGATTTCCTGCGTATCACTTTCGATTATCGACAAGAGATTTAGCCTTATATGGTGAACTGTATCTAAACAAAGGCAAATGGGGAGACGAACAAATTGTTCCTGAACAATGGATAGAACAATCTACAAAGCCATATTCCCTTACTAACAAGTTCTACGGTATTGCCTATGGTATGCTTTGGAATGTGTTAATTCCAAATGAAAACAGACAAACAAAATCCTTTTATCATACAGGTACAGGTGTCCATATGTTAGGGATTTATCCAGGGTCCAAATTGGTTTTAATACATAGAGTAAATACCGAAAAGCACTATACGTTTAATAAAGATGACTTTTATAAAATGATTGCCATGGTTTGGGACTCCAAGGAGGATTAA
- a CDS encoding sensor histidine kinase — translation MKPYIEIIKGVTDYDQFRFIDLSGKEIFRAERKGIDSIVLEDLQDKHNRRYFKEGVELSSGKLYLSQINLNREYGYIERPYKPVLRVVAPVFDIDKKKIGVVVINFKMERILNRLKSNIVDNNFYLVDDNLNIITSNTDREHIPFEISDSVVPLNKKYGLSEAVFKKDTTFFKNNHIWSIKTLNLNGPDLTSDFGSRSPIEIVTPANWAVVQELPPKFLHSSLMLLYFSVGVFNVLAIALLMTVAYFFIKNRIEKERYFKEMEANNAILSQKSIQLQNNNKQISKINRRLEIRNKQLNEFNYLVSHNLKAPVSSMSVIVSMIEKEQEQEKINELLPKLSQVAESISDLTKDMGNYVSVLNEKNLKVEEVELSKLINQVKKECFETLLDAVDFKVSVDFKAWQEVVFSKFYMQSILQNLLSNAIKYRRSDVTSFIHFETAFEGQNKVLLVKDNGIGINLEKHGENIFKLYKRFHRDISGNGVGLFLVKSQLETLNATITVESEENKGTTFKIQF, via the coding sequence ATGAAGCCTTATATCGAAATTATTAAAGGTGTTACAGATTATGATCAGTTTCGATTTATAGACTTGAGTGGAAAGGAGATTTTTCGAGCAGAACGGAAAGGGATTGATTCAATAGTGTTAGAAGACTTGCAGGATAAACACAATCGGCGCTATTTTAAAGAGGGTGTCGAGTTGAGCTCTGGTAAGCTTTACTTGTCTCAAATTAATTTAAATAGAGAGTATGGTTATATCGAAAGGCCTTATAAGCCTGTGTTGCGAGTCGTTGCTCCTGTTTTTGATATTGATAAAAAGAAGATTGGAGTAGTCGTTATAAATTTTAAGATGGAGCGCATCCTTAATCGATTAAAATCTAACATCGTTGATAATAATTTTTATTTAGTAGATGACAACCTAAATATTATTACATCCAATACGGATAGAGAACATATTCCATTTGAAATATCGGACTCAGTGGTTCCTTTGAATAAGAAGTATGGGCTTTCCGAAGCCGTATTTAAGAAAGACACAACCTTTTTTAAGAACAACCATATCTGGTCTATAAAAACCTTAAATTTAAATGGGCCCGATCTGACATCTGATTTTGGTTCTAGATCTCCAATAGAAATAGTAACACCTGCTAATTGGGCTGTGGTTCAAGAGTTACCTCCAAAATTTTTACATTCCAGTTTAATGCTGCTTTATTTTAGTGTTGGCGTTTTTAATGTGTTAGCTATAGCCTTACTCATGACGGTGGCATATTTTTTTATAAAGAATAGAATAGAAAAGGAAAGGTACTTTAAAGAAATGGAAGCGAATAATGCAATACTCTCTCAAAAAAGTATTCAGTTACAAAATAATAATAAGCAAATTTCAAAAATTAATCGGCGATTAGAAATCAGAAATAAACAGTTAAATGAATTTAATTATCTGGTTTCACATAATCTTAAGGCTCCAGTATCAAGTATGTCTGTAATTGTTTCTATGATTGAAAAAGAGCAGGAACAAGAAAAAATAAATGAACTCCTACCTAAGCTAAGTCAAGTAGCAGAAAGTATAAGTGACCTGACAAAAGATATGGGCAATTATGTGTCTGTGTTAAACGAAAAAAACTTAAAAGTAGAGGAGGTAGAGCTTAGCAAGCTCATCAATCAAGTAAAAAAGGAATGCTTTGAAACGCTATTAGATGCTGTGGATTTTAAAGTGTCCGTTGATTTTAAAGCTTGGCAGGAGGTTGTGTTTTCTAAATTTTATATGCAAAGTATCTTACAAAATCTACTTTCTAATGCCATAAAATACAGACGTAGCGATGTCACTTCTTTTATTCATTTTGAGACCGCATTTGAGGGTCAGAACAAAGTATTGTTAGTCAAGGACAATGGAATAGGGATCAATCTTGAAAAGCACGGAGAGAATATTTTTAAACTTTATAAAAGATTTCATAGAGACATTTCAGGAAATGGGGTTGGATTATTTTTGGTAAAATCGCAATTAGAGACCTTGAACGCAACCATCACTGTTGAAAGCGAAGAAAATAAAGGGACCACCTTTAAAATACAATTTTAA
- a CDS encoding response regulator: MKKSNILLVDDDKVYLFIMNKIISALSSELEVSSFTDGEQAVKFLERCTEEDIKLPEVIFLDINMPFLDGWGFLAEFKKLKSKIHKKINIYMVSSSSREEDVQRAAQFKELTGYVVKPIEEDKLVEIFTKIYADNW; the protein is encoded by the coding sequence ATGAAAAAGTCTAATATACTGCTAGTAGATGACGATAAAGTATATCTTTTTATCATGAATAAAATAATTAGTGCGCTTTCCAGTGAATTGGAAGTGAGTTCCTTTACTGATGGGGAGCAAGCTGTTAAATTTTTAGAGCGGTGTACAGAAGAAGATATAAAACTACCAGAAGTCATTTTTCTAGATATCAACATGCCTTTTTTAGATGGTTGGGGGTTTTTGGCGGAATTTAAAAAATTAAAATCCAAAATTCATAAAAAAATAAACATCTATATGGTTAGTTCCTCTTCAAGAGAAGAGGACGTGCAACGAGCGGCACAATTTAAAGAGTTAACCGGATATGTTGTTAAGCCTATAGAAGAAGATAAATTAGTTGAAATATTCACCAAAATCTATGCTGATAATTGGTAA
- a CDS encoding peptidylprolyl isomerase, whose protein sequence is MTQVKENNTVKVNYTGKLADGQVFDSSEGKEPLEFTLGQGQIIPGFEKGLIDMKLNEKKTITIAKEEAYGDINEQLRQEVKKTELPEDIKPEVGMGLVSKSPDGQEMNLRVVEVSEESIVVDGNHPLAGKDLIFDLEVVDIK, encoded by the coding sequence ATGACGCAAGTTAAAGAGAACAACACGGTAAAAGTAAATTACACAGGTAAATTAGCTGACGGACAAGTTTTTGACAGTTCTGAAGGAAAAGAACCATTAGAATTTACTTTAGGACAAGGACAGATTATACCTGGTTTTGAAAAAGGGTTAATTGATATGAAGTTAAATGAAAAAAAGACCATTACAATAGCTAAAGAGGAAGCGTACGGAGACATTAATGAGCAACTAAGACAAGAAGTTAAAAAAACCGAACTTCCTGAAGATATTAAGCCAGAAGTTGGGATGGGACTAGTTTCTAAATCTCCAGATGGACAAGAAATGAATTTACGTGTGGTTGAAGTTAGCGAAGAAAGTATTGTCGTAGACGGAAATCATCCATTAGCGGGAAAAGACCTTATTTTTGATCTTGAAGTGGTAGACATTAAATAG
- a CDS encoding AI-2E family transporter: protein MSHSKIEISGSYLIKMLLIVGGVLTLLYMGSNLLLPLVVAAIIALLLDQPTQKMQQWGLPNWLAITLSILLMVVIFLLLTWLVSSQINTMAGDWPTIKEKATVKLNNLTEWANQNLNWDYKDYVDNNKRLVEKIEGLAQAFVSSIMNLLSQSLIIFVYIVLLLMQKQMFINFFKKITANTAAMSSLLSASSSIIRSYLFGKSKIMFFLFAIYYLGFTIGSVPYALFLAVFAALFSIIPYVGNIIGGGIAVVLSYLYAGSTPALIVIGVISAAQLLENYILTPWILGDETDLNPFITVFGIILFSMLWGTVGAIIALPIIGVLKVIFEHTKGMEAYAYLIKRKE from the coding sequence ATGAGCCACTCTAAAATCGAAATTTCTGGGAGTTATTTAATAAAAATGCTCCTTATTGTTGGAGGTGTTTTGACGCTTCTCTACATGGGGTCTAACCTGTTGTTGCCTTTAGTGGTTGCGGCTATTATTGCGCTGCTATTAGACCAGCCTACCCAAAAAATGCAGCAGTGGGGCCTGCCCAATTGGCTAGCCATAACGTTGTCTATTCTTTTAATGGTGGTGATTTTTCTGCTGCTAACCTGGTTGGTTAGTTCACAGATAAACACCATGGCAGGCGATTGGCCAACAATTAAGGAAAAGGCAACAGTAAAATTGAACAACTTGACTGAATGGGCTAACCAGAATTTGAATTGGGACTATAAGGATTATGTAGACAATAACAAACGCTTGGTTGAAAAGATTGAGGGTTTGGCACAGGCTTTTGTTTCGTCAATAATGAATTTGCTGTCGCAATCTCTTATCATTTTTGTGTACATTGTTCTTTTATTGATGCAGAAACAAATGTTCATCAATTTCTTTAAAAAAATCACGGCTAATACGGCTGCAATGTCTTCTCTTTTAAGTGCGTCTTCAAGCATTATTAGGAGTTATCTTTTTGGAAAAAGTAAGATTATGTTTTTTTTGTTCGCGATCTATTATCTTGGTTTTACTATTGGCTCCGTACCGTATGCCTTATTTTTGGCAGTGTTTGCGGCGCTTTTTTCAATTATTCCTTATGTTGGAAATATTATTGGTGGTGGTATTGCTGTGGTTTTGTCCTATTTGTACGCCGGCAGCACTCCAGCACTTATTGTGATTGGAGTGATTTCTGCAGCGCAGCTGCTAGAAAATTACATTCTTACGCCTTGGATTCTTGGTGATGAAACAGACTTGAATCCGTTTATTACGGTGTTTGGTATTATTCTTTTTAGTATGCTTTGGGGTACAGTGGGTGCTATTATCGCCCTCCCCATTATTGGAGTATTAAAAGTAATATTCGAACATACCAAAGGCATGGAAGCCTATGCTTATTTGATTAAAAGAAAGGAGTGA
- a CDS encoding alanine--glyoxylate aminotransferase family protein: protein MKGRKLLMIPGPIEFEPDVLHAMSIPTTSHVAPDFIAVFANSLELMRTVWKSPKGQPFIVSGTGTLAMDMAAANLIETDDDVLVISSGYFGKRFKDILERYGANTTLLEAPLGEVVSPEAIEKELKTRAYKALTFTHVDTSTGLLVDPKPIAHLAKKYNVLSILDGVCSVAGEEINQDEWELDVVLTASQKAIGVPPGLALLMASQSAIQVWENRKTPVSNYYADWTNWLPIMTAYEARRPSYFGTPAVNLIVALETSLKIIVQEGMDTRIKRHQNLAKAFRAGIAALNLEILPKTNAIAANTLSAVYYPKGIDGGALSAKMVANNVIIAGGLLPEIKADYFRIGHMGSVSANDLIAVLSTLERALIALEHSVVPGKSLQAFQNELLKMN, encoded by the coding sequence ATGAAAGGCAGAAAATTACTTATGATCCCTGGTCCTATTGAGTTTGAGCCAGACGTATTACACGCGATGAGCATCCCTACAACAAGTCATGTTGCTCCAGATTTTATTGCTGTTTTTGCAAACAGCCTTGAGCTAATGAGAACCGTATGGAAATCGCCTAAAGGACAACCTTTTATCGTTTCAGGAACAGGCACATTGGCTATGGATATGGCTGCTGCCAATCTTATAGAGACAGACGATGATGTCTTGGTCATTTCTTCAGGATACTTTGGCAAACGGTTTAAGGATATCTTAGAGCGTTATGGTGCAAATACAACGCTTTTAGAAGCGCCTCTTGGCGAGGTTGTAAGTCCTGAAGCCATTGAAAAAGAATTAAAAACAAGAGCTTATAAAGCCTTAACATTTACTCATGTAGACACCTCTACAGGACTTTTAGTAGACCCAAAACCCATAGCCCATTTAGCCAAAAAATATAATGTTTTAAGCATTTTAGATGGCGTATGCTCGGTTGCAGGAGAAGAAATAAATCAAGACGAATGGGAACTTGACGTGGTCTTAACAGCCTCTCAAAAAGCCATTGGTGTGCCTCCAGGACTTGCGCTCTTAATGGCATCGCAAAGTGCAATACAGGTTTGGGAAAACAGAAAAACACCTGTAAGTAATTACTACGCAGATTGGACTAATTGGCTACCCATAATGACCGCTTATGAAGCCAGACGACCTTCGTATTTTGGAACACCTGCCGTTAACTTGATTGTAGCCTTAGAAACTAGCCTGAAAATAATAGTTCAAGAAGGCATGGACACGCGCATAAAAAGGCATCAAAATTTAGCAAAGGCCTTTAGAGCAGGAATAGCCGCATTAAACCTAGAGATTTTACCAAAAACAAATGCAATAGCAGCCAATACTTTATCAGCAGTGTACTATCCTAAAGGCATAGACGGCGGTGCATTGAGTGCTAAAATGGTGGCTAATAATGTGATTATTGCCGGAGGTTTGCTTCCAGAAATAAAAGCCGATTATTTTAGAATCGGCCACATGGGCTCAGTCTCAGCAAACGATCTTATCGCTGTATTGAGCACTTTAGAGCGTGCTTTGATAGCCTTAGAGCATTCTGTGGTCCCTGGAAAAAGCTTACAAGCATTTCAAAATGAGCTTTTAAAAATGAATTAG
- the rraA gene encoding ribonuclease E activity regulator RraA yields the protein MFTTADLWDAHHEQLSCVAPIFNSFGAKKAFSGKITTLKLFEDNTLVRKQLESDGKGKVLVIDGGASLRCALVGDQLAALAIQNNWKGIVVNGCIRDSDLINTMNIGIRALNTSPVKSIKQNIGAVDVPVKFGGVTFIPHDYIYVDLDGILISKINLVN from the coding sequence ATGTTTACAACAGCAGATCTTTGGGATGCCCACCACGAACAACTGAGTTGTGTTGCTCCTATTTTTAATTCGTTTGGGGCTAAAAAGGCGTTTTCAGGAAAAATAACAACACTAAAGTTATTTGAAGACAATACCCTAGTTAGAAAGCAATTAGAATCCGACGGAAAAGGCAAAGTACTCGTTATTGATGGCGGCGCCTCATTACGCTGCGCCTTAGTAGGCGATCAATTAGCAGCATTAGCCATACAAAACAATTGGAAAGGCATTGTAGTAAACGGTTGTATTCGCGATAGTGATCTTATTAATACTATGAATATTGGCATAAGAGCATTAAACACCTCTCCTGTTAAAAGTATTAAACAAAATATAGGAGCGGTTGATGTACCAGTTAAATTTGGAGGTGTTACCTTTATTCCTCATGATTATATTTATGTAGATTTAGATGGCATACTTATAAGCAAAATTAATTTGGTTAACTAA